The following are from one region of the Lacinutrix sp. Bg11-31 genome:
- a CDS encoding TonB-dependent receptor domain-containing protein, giving the protein MKYLVENKKNLLVFLIVFCFSFYTQAQDITVINKQTQEPIIGAAIYNKTKSKSVVTDFNGKANLDTFKASDVIYFKHLSYILSSVKKTLISNGEVQLNPKAQGLDEIVISGSKFKENKRDIPKKISSISASEIAFENPQTSADLLKSTGQVYIQKSQLGGGSPMIRGFSTNRLLITVDGVRMNNAIFRGGNIQNVISIDPFSIQSTEVSLGAGNVIYGSDAIGGVMSFYTKTPKVSFTDSTYIKTNAVIRYASASQEKTAHLDVNYGFKKWAFITNASYTDFGDLRMGSHGPEDYIRPEFVVTTNNEDVIVENSNPNNQKFSGYNQFNIMQKARYEAQENLTFDLGVFYTETSNTPRYDRLIRYRGGNLRSAEWYYGPQKWFMTNLNVTKLSSNSNLYDKIKTTVAYQNFQESRIDRDFQSDTRNIREEGVDAFSFNLDLEKRLTKNTALFYGVEYVHNTVRSVGVEENITTNTSEPTVTRYPDGSTWQSAAVYASLKYKPNTNVVFQTGLRYNNVTSNADFTKNNVFLDLPFAKAKNNSSALTGTAGVSWYPSEIMQWKLNFSSAFRAPNIDDIGKVFDSEPGAVVVPNNNLNPEHAYGGELGLTLNFNDVVVLDTATFYTYLDNALVRRDGDLNGETQVFYDGELSNVQSIQNASKSWIYGFEVGAKINFSETLKLTSQYNVIGGTEETDGIEVPVRHVTPNFGNTHLVWQNKTLKADAFINYNNTLSFNQLAPSEQGKAYLYALDSDGNPYSPSWFTLNFRTQYQLNKSTSITASLENITDQRYRTYSSGISAAGRNLIVALKYSL; this is encoded by the coding sequence ATGAAGTATTTAGTTGAGAATAAAAAGAATTTACTCGTTTTCTTAATTGTTTTTTGCTTTAGTTTTTACACTCAAGCGCAAGATATTACGGTAATAAACAAGCAGACACAAGAACCAATTATTGGTGCGGCAATTTATAACAAAACAAAATCGAAAAGTGTTGTTACCGACTTTAATGGAAAAGCTAATTTAGATACCTTCAAAGCTTCAGATGTTATCTACTTTAAACATTTGTCTTATATATTATCTTCAGTTAAAAAAACATTGATTTCAAATGGAGAAGTACAGCTTAATCCTAAAGCTCAGGGTTTAGACGAGATTGTAATTTCTGGATCTAAATTCAAAGAAAATAAAAGAGACATTCCTAAGAAAATATCTAGTATTAGTGCCTCAGAAATTGCTTTCGAAAACCCACAGACAAGTGCAGATCTTTTAAAATCTACTGGTCAAGTATATATTCAAAAAAGTCAATTAGGAGGAGGAAGCCCAATGATAAGAGGTTTTTCTACCAATAGATTACTTATTACAGTAGATGGTGTTAGAATGAACAATGCTATTTTTAGAGGAGGGAACATACAAAATGTAATATCTATCGATCCATTTTCTATTCAATCTACAGAAGTGTCTTTAGGAGCAGGAAATGTAATTTATGGAAGTGATGCCATTGGTGGTGTTATGAGTTTTTATACTAAAACTCCAAAGGTATCTTTTACAGACTCTACATATATTAAAACCAATGCAGTAATTAGGTACGCGTCTGCAAGCCAAGAAAAAACGGCACATTTAGATGTTAATTACGGGTTTAAAAAATGGGCATTTATAACTAATGCAAGCTATACCGATTTTGGAGATCTAAGAATGGGAAGCCATGGTCCAGAAGATTATATAAGACCAGAATTTGTAGTTACAACTAATAACGAAGATGTAATTGTAGAAAATAGCAATCCAAACAATCAAAAATTTTCTGGTTACAATCAATTTAATATCATGCAAAAAGCAAGATACGAAGCTCAAGAAAACTTAACTTTCGATTTAGGAGTCTTCTATACAGAGACATCAAACACACCAAGATACGATAGACTAATACGTTATAGAGGAGGTAACTTACGTTCTGCCGAATGGTATTATGGACCACAAAAATGGTTTATGACGAATTTAAATGTAACCAAATTGAGTAGCAATTCTAATCTTTACGATAAAATTAAAACAACAGTAGCTTATCAAAATTTTCAAGAAAGTAGAATAGATAGAGATTTTCAGTCAGATACAAGAAATATAAGAGAAGAAGGTGTTGATGCCTTTTCATTTAATCTAGATTTAGAAAAACGATTAACAAAAAATACAGCGCTTTTTTATGGTGTTGAGTATGTTCATAATACTGTTCGTTCTGTTGGTGTCGAAGAAAACATTACAACCAATACAAGCGAGCCAACGGTTACACGTTATCCAGATGGCTCAACATGGCAATCTGCGGCAGTGTATGCAAGCTTAAAATACAAGCCTAATACTAATGTTGTATTTCAAACAGGTTTGCGTTATAACAATGTAACTTCAAATGCAGATTTTACTAAAAACAACGTGTTTCTAGATTTACCATTTGCCAAAGCTAAAAACAACTCAAGTGCATTAACAGGAACAGCAGGAGTAAGTTGGTATCCTAGCGAAATAATGCAATGGAAACTTAATTTTTCATCAGCATTTAGAGCACCAAATATTGATGATATTGGTAAGGTTTTCGATTCGGAACCTGGTGCAGTAGTAGTCCCAAACAACAATTTAAATCCAGAACATGCCTATGGTGGCGAATTAGGCTTAACTTTAAATTTTAACGATGTTGTAGTTTTAGATACAGCAACCTTTTACACTTATTTAGATAATGCTTTAGTACGTAGAGATGGAGATTTAAATGGTGAAACTCAAGTGTTTTATGATGGAGAGTTAAGTAATGTACAGTCTATTCAAAATGCATCAAAATCTTGGATTTATGGTTTTGAAGTTGGAGCAAAAATTAATTTTAGTGAAACACTTAAATTAACATCTCAATACAACGTTATTGGAGGTACAGAAGAAACAGATGGTATCGAAGTACCTGTAAGACATGTAACGCCTAATTTTGGAAACACTCATTTAGTATGGCAAAATAAAACCTTAAAAGCAGACGCTTTTATTAACTATAATAATACTCTATCATTTAATCAATTAGCACCTTCAGAACAAGGTAAAGCTTATTTGTATGCTTTAGATAGCGATGGAAACCCATACTCGCCTTCTTGGTTCACCTTGAATTTTAGAACACAATACCAACTTAATAAATCTACAAGCATTACTGCAAGCCTCGAGAATATTACAGACCAACGTTATAGAACGTATTCTTCTGGAATTTCTGCAGCAGGAAGAAATTTAATAGTTGCTTTAAAGTATAGTTTATAA
- a CDS encoding lamin tail domain-containing protein, translating into MKHIKTLLILLFVCNFGFSQTTIYSEDFSGQLNKGAYYNNTTGLTETDLSGVNWTIDISSVTFDSSLDKFQVVSGPRFLEARDLDSPGIWYSPTINISAFTDIQFSLDATESSPSTDNLENADTFTTEYRINGGAWTQAGNNGFIQNDYLDTVVSHNVLLNGTTLELRVTIVNNGDDERMRIDNILVEGTAPTSPTITINPNSSSISPLNVVENNVSLVAETFTVQGSALTNNIVLTSPADFVIATVINGPYTASITLPQTGGTVNSTTIYTQLAFGLAVNTYNGNIAVNSTGATTVNVAASGTVIAHIPATSCGELFISEYHEALGGTPNEQYIELYNPTSTTINLSNYRIARFRNGRVNFSPDIRTIPVGQGTIAPYSTFLIARNNSTLCNSSIANYCTGSNTMNFDGNDVIALQDSNGLNIDVIGVLNINNNFALDVDLARNPDIQVPTVTYNTADWGSTGSNNTSMLGWHNNECLCTSTTTWETTGWSSGPPNASTAAIINASYNTLTEGSITACSLTVNINAILTVQDLSFIDIETNIIVYDNGKILVQKNGSVVQNNSNGKTVIIDPTLGEISVTKQTAPINNWYEYTYWSSPVQGALVQDVFFQTDANRRFWFDANNFQDSTMETGNNNATVTGQDDVDDNGDVWQIAAGTNVLLPGVGYAATLSAISFNSSTPGIGYAHIFEGPFNNGTISVPVVRNDAELSDFNNNFIGNPYPSAVDVDLFFAENITSTGILEAPIYLWSQNTTPSGSTNGNSNLNFDTSDYAEINLGGETAGGDNVTPSRFIPSGQGFFTNFSDTYPTTSGNVIFNNSMRVTGNNNQFFKTSSSQNPITRDVIWLDLTSDNGVRNQICISYLDGATAAFDGSSYDSFKRTPIGLFAVLYSIIPGDDKKISIQGKSSSDLSLDEEIPIGISTSIDVPTLYSLSIPQLEGDFFNNNTIYLEDSLMNTVHDLSNSTYTFTSTPGEFNDRFKIIFTNNTLSTVDLESSPENFSIIELQNNDVRFSIASNNLTIKRVEILDVLGRVIYNFRGSENTETYNLSNLSSSVYISKIELSNGKVITKKAVKK; encoded by the coding sequence ATGAAACATATAAAAACACTTTTAATTCTACTATTTGTTTGTAATTTTGGCTTTAGTCAAACTACTATTTATTCTGAAGACTTTTCTGGGCAATTAAACAAAGGAGCTTATTACAATAATACTACTGGTTTAACAGAGACTGATCTCTCTGGAGTTAATTGGACAATTGATATCTCTAGTGTAACTTTTGATAGCAGCCTAGATAAATTTCAAGTAGTTAGTGGACCACGTTTTCTTGAAGCTAGAGATTTAGACAGTCCTGGAATATGGTACTCACCAACAATTAACATAAGTGCTTTCACAGATATACAATTCTCCTTAGATGCAACAGAAAGCTCTCCTTCTACCGATAATCTTGAAAATGCTGATACTTTTACAACAGAATACCGTATAAATGGTGGCGCATGGACGCAAGCAGGAAACAATGGTTTTATTCAAAATGATTATTTAGATACTGTGGTATCCCATAATGTTTTATTAAATGGTACTACATTAGAATTAAGAGTTACTATTGTAAATAATGGAGATGATGAGCGCATGCGAATAGATAATATTCTAGTAGAAGGTACTGCTCCAACATCACCAACCATTACAATTAATCCTAATTCTAGTAGTATTTCTCCATTAAACGTTGTTGAAAACAACGTTTCTTTAGTTGCTGAAACTTTTACCGTTCAAGGTTCTGCACTAACCAATAATATTGTTTTAACCTCTCCTGCAGATTTTGTTATTGCCACAGTAATAAATGGCCCGTATACCGCTTCTATTACATTACCACAAACAGGAGGAACAGTGAATTCTACAACAATATATACGCAGCTAGCTTTTGGTTTAGCAGTTAATACTTACAATGGAAACATAGCTGTAAATAGTACAGGAGCAACAACTGTAAATGTAGCTGCATCTGGAACAGTAATTGCCCATATACCTGCTACAAGTTGTGGTGAATTATTTATTTCGGAATATCATGAAGCTCTTGGAGGCACGCCAAACGAACAGTATATAGAACTCTACAACCCAACAAGTACAACTATAAATTTATCTAATTATAGAATTGCTCGATTTAGAAATGGTCGAGTTAACTTTAGCCCAGACATAAGAACAATACCAGTTGGACAAGGAACAATAGCACCATATTCTACTTTTTTAATTGCTAGAAATAATTCTACTTTATGTAATAGTAGTATTGCAAATTATTGTACTGGAAGTAATACTATGAATTTTGATGGTAACGATGTTATTGCTCTACAAGACTCTAACGGTCTAAATATAGATGTAATTGGTGTATTAAATATAAATAACAATTTTGCTCTAGATGTAGACTTAGCTAGAAACCCAGATATACAAGTACCAACAGTTACTTATAATACTGCAGATTGGGGATCAACAGGATCTAATAACACTTCAATGTTAGGGTGGCATAATAACGAATGCCTATGCACCTCGACTACAACTTGGGAAACTACTGGTTGGAGCAGTGGTCCTCCAAATGCATCTACTGCTGCTATAATTAATGCTTCTTACAATACTTTAACCGAGGGAAGTATAACAGCATGTTCACTAACAGTTAATATTAACGCTATTTTAACTGTTCAAGATCTTTCTTTTATAGATATTGAAACTAATATTATTGTATATGATAACGGAAAAATTCTTGTTCAAAAAAACGGTTCTGTTGTACAAAACAATTCTAATGGAAAAACTGTGATTATAGATCCTACATTAGGAGAAATTAGTGTTACAAAACAAACTGCGCCAATTAACAATTGGTACGAATACACGTATTGGTCTTCTCCTGTTCAAGGAGCATTAGTTCAAGATGTGTTTTTTCAAACAGATGCTAATAGACGTTTTTGGTTTGATGCAAATAATTTTCAGGATTCTACAATGGAAACAGGAAACAATAATGCGACTGTTACTGGGCAAGACGATGTAGACGATAATGGAGACGTTTGGCAAATAGCCGCAGGTACAAATGTTCTATTGCCAGGTGTAGGTTATGCTGCAACACTCTCTGCAATAAGCTTTAATTCTTCTACTCCGGGAATTGGATATGCTCATATTTTTGAAGGTCCTTTTAATAATGGGACTATTAGCGTTCCTGTAGTTAGAAATGATGCAGAACTATCCGATTTTAATAACAACTTTATTGGTAACCCATATCCTTCTGCTGTAGATGTAGATCTTTTTTTTGCAGAAAACATAACATCTACAGGTATTTTAGAAGCTCCTATTTATTTATGGTCGCAGAATACTACTCCTTCTGGAAGTACTAATGGAAATTCTAACCTAAATTTTGATACTTCAGATTATGCAGAAATTAATTTAGGAGGAGAAACAGCAGGTGGAGATAATGTTACACCTAGCCGATTTATACCTTCAGGACAAGGCTTTTTTACAAACTTCTCTGATACTTACCCAACAACTTCTGGCAACGTTATTTTTAATAATAGCATGCGTGTAACAGGAAATAACAACCAATTCTTTAAAACATCAAGCAGCCAAAACCCAATTACAAGAGACGTAATATGGCTTGACTTAACATCTGACAATGGTGTAAGAAACCAAATTTGTATTAGCTACCTAGATGGAGCAACTGCTGCTTTCGATGGTTCGTCTTACGATTCTTTTAAAAGAACACCTATTGGTCTATTTGCTGTTTTATATTCTATAATTCCTGGGGATGATAAAAAAATATCAATTCAAGGTAAATCTAGTAGCGACTTAAGTTTAGACGAAGAAATACCTATTGGAATAAGTACAAGTATAGATGTTCCTACCTTATACTCTCTTTCAATCCCTCAATTAGAAGGTGATTTTTTTAATAACAATACTATTTATTTAGAAGATTCGTTAATGAATACTGTACATGACTTATCTAATAGTACTTATACTTTTACATCTACTCCTGGTGAATTTAATGATCGTTTTAAAATTATTTTTACTAATAATACACTTTCAACAGTAGACTTAGAATCTAGTCCTGAAAACTTTTCTATTATTGAACTTCAAAATAATGATGTAAGGTTCTCAATAGCTTCAAATAATTTAACTATTAAAAGAGTTGAAATATTAGATGTGTTAGGTCGTGTTATTTATAATTTCCGCGGAAGCGAAAATACAGAAACTTATAACCTTTCTAATTTAAGTAGCTCTGTTTATATTTCTAAAATTGAATTATCTAATGGTAAGGTTATAACCAAGAAGGCTGTGAAAAAATAA
- a CDS encoding regulatory protein RecX — MHQKYKSFTVAEAQKKLEHYCAYQERCHKEVRQKLRDLNMIPEATDIIIGHLLEQNYLNEERFAKTYVRGKFNIKKWGRRRLTLELKRKDISKININLAISEIDIDEYTDVFNDLAEKRADSIMESNKLKKKKKLIDYLLYRGWESYLVYDKVNELIK, encoded by the coding sequence ATGCACCAAAAATATAAATCGTTTACAGTTGCCGAGGCTCAAAAAAAGCTAGAGCATTACTGTGCTTATCAAGAACGCTGTCATAAAGAAGTAAGGCAAAAATTAAGAGATTTAAATATGATACCTGAAGCAACAGATATTATCATAGGTCATCTTTTGGAGCAGAACTATCTTAATGAAGAACGTTTTGCCAAAACATATGTGAGAGGTAAGTTCAATATAAAAAAATGGGGGAGACGTCGATTAACTCTTGAACTTAAGAGAAAAGACATATCTAAAATTAATATAAATCTCGCAATAAGTGAAATAGATATTGATGAGTATACCGATGTTTTTAACGATTTAGCCGAAAAAAGAGCAGATTCTATAATGGAAAGCAATAAGCTGAAGAAAAAAAAGAAGCTAATAGACTACTTGTTGTATAGAGGGTGGGAGTCGTATTTGGTTTACGATAAAGTGAATGAATTAATAAAGTAA
- a CDS encoding DUF6646 family protein, protein MRKVLFVLAILSVSLINAQAFEGKGDQKFQIGANLQDYASGLNVSYDYGIGENISVGISTTYALNVKNNDILDADFGDRFDIKARFNANLGNVINIDDNFDVYPGLSLSTKNFGGHLGFRYLFTDGFGVYTEFNTPLAKYKETPIGAENIHNQFSVNLGAIFNL, encoded by the coding sequence ATTAATGCACAAGCGTTTGAAGGTAAAGGAGATCAGAAATTTCAAATTGGAGCTAATCTTCAAGATTATGCGTCTGGTTTAAATGTTAGTTACGATTACGGAATTGGAGAAAACATATCTGTAGGTATATCTACAACATATGCACTAAATGTTAAAAATAACGACATCCTTGATGCAGATTTTGGAGATCGTTTTGATATTAAAGCACGTTTTAATGCTAATTTAGGAAACGTTATCAATATTGATGATAATTTTGATGTTTATCCTGGTTTAAGTTTAAGTACTAAAAACTTTGGTGGTCATTTAGGTTTTCGTTACTTATTTACTGATGGTTTTGGAGTCTACACAGAATTTAATACACCATTAGCAAAATATAAAGAAACTCCTATTGGAGCAGAAAATATTCACAATCAATTTAGTGTAAACTTAGGAGCTATATTCAATTTATAG